TGGTCAGCCTGCGTGGCGGCCTCTTTTTTGATTTCATCCGCCGTCGCTTTCGCCTTGTCCGTCAGATCGTCCGCTTTTTTCTGGGCGGCGTCTTTCATCTGCTCGGCGCTGTCTTTGGCTTTATCCAGGTTGGCGTCAACCTTGGACGAGTCATCACAGCCGGCAACCAACAACCCGATAAAGGAGGCCAACAGCACTTTATTCCATACTTTCATCGTCTATATCCTTGCAGAAACCTTGTTGATGGTGATTGCGTTTAGCCTACCTATACTAGGCCAGATTTGGCTTAAATGACAAATTTAACCTGCGCAGGCATGGGGTTAGGGAATGATATCGGATAATTCTTGCCTTGGCGGGGGCCGCAGCCAATCAAGCGGCGCTTAGGCATTGTTCACTATTGCGGCATAAGATCCTGCCGGTTCAACAGCGCCCGTTTTCTGTGTTAAACTGCCCACGTTTTTCTGCCAGTTTTGGTTGAGGTGCTTCTCTGAATACGCCGGCACAGCTTTCACTGCCACTTTATCTTCCCGATGATGAAACTTTCGCCAGTTTTTATCCGGGCGAGAACCCATCCCTATTAGCCGCGATCCAATCCGCCGTCCGTCAGGAACATGGCAGCTATATCTATTTCTGGTCGCGTGAAGGCGGCGGGCGCAGCCATTTGCTGCATGCGGCCTGCGCCGAGCTTTCGCAGAAGGGGGAAGCGGTGGGCTATGTGCCGCTCGACAAGCGCGCTTACTTCGTGCCTGAAGTATTGGACGGCATGGAACAGCTGGCGCTGGTCTGCATCGACAATATCGAATGCATCGCCGGCGACGAAGAGTGGGAGATGGCGATCTTCAACCTTTACAACCGCATCCTGGAAACCGGCCGCACCCGTTTGTTCATCACCGGGGATCGCCCGCCGCGTCAGCTGAACCTGCGTTTACCTGATTTGGCTTCACGTCTGGACTGGGGGCAGATCTACAAGCTGCAGCCGCTGTCGGACGAAGAGAAGCTGCTGGCGCTGCAGCTGCGCGGCAAACTGCGCGGCTTCGAGCTGCCGGAAGACGTGGGCCGCTTCCTGCTGAAGCGGCTGGATCGCGAGATGCGCACGCTGTTTATGACCCTCGATCAGCTCGATCGCGCCTCGATCACTGCCCAACGCAAGCTCACCATTCCGTTCGTTAAAGAAATTCTGGGGCTGTAGCCGCTACCGTAAAAGAAAGGGCGCAATAGTCCGCGCCCGAATTCGAATTTACAAAATCTCCAGCACCTGCTCCGGTGGCCGGCCGATGCGCGCCTTGCTGCCTTTCACCACGATCGGGCGTTCGATCAGTTTCGGGTTCGCCGTCATCGCCGCCAGCAGTTGCTCTTCGCTCAGGCTGTCGTCCGCCAGCTTCAATTCCTTGTACAGATCTTCTTTTTTGCGCATCAGATCGCGCGCCGATGTGAAGCCCAGTTCTTTCAATAGTTTTTTCAGCTCATCGACCGTAGGGGGCGTATCGAGGTACAGCACTACCTTGGGATCGACACCGTGCTGCTCCAGCAGCGCCAGGGTTTCACGGCTCTTGGAGCAGCGCGGGTTATGGTAAATCGTGACGTTTTTCATGGCGTTCATTCCTTGTTGAATCAGCTGCGCTGGTATTGGCGGAAGCGCTGTTGCAGTTGGCGCAGCTGGTCGATGCGCGCATCGTAGCGCGCCTGTTTCAGGCTGCCGAGTTTCTGCAGCGAGCTGGCATTGCTGAGCAGGCCGATGGCCTGATCGAGCCGGCCGGTCAGCGCCAGGCTTTCGGCGCGGGCCGACAGCTCTTCATCGCGCAGCCCCTGAGCGGCGCTGGCCTGCGCCAGCAGATCCCAGCCGTTCGGATCGTCCGGATGGGCAAAGGTGTAGCGGTTCAGGATCTTCGACGCCTGCGCCGGCTGGTTGCCTTCGACATAGGCGTTGGCCAGATTGAGCTGCAGCACCGGGTTGTTGCTCTGGGCGGCGTTGGCCGCCTGCAGGCGTGCGATGGCCTGCGGCGCGCGTTTCTGACCGAGATCGATGTCGGTCATCAGGTCGATCAGCCAGACGTTTTTCGCATCCTGCGCCAGCATCGGCTGAATGATGTTGCGCGCGTCGTCGTATTTTTTCGCTTCATAGAACAGAATGGCGCGGCCGTATTTGGCGGCCGCCTGTTCGCGCACGTTGCCCTTGCTGAGCGAGCCGAGCAACTCTTCGTTCAGGCCGTAGCCTTCCGAGCTGTACATGCCCAGTGCGCGCACCTTGGCCATCAGGTAATCCTGCGAAGACTGCACGATGTGTTTCGGCATCTGGTTGGCGCGGTTGCGCGCGTCGGAGAGGCGGCTGTCCGGCAGCGGGTGCGTCAGCAGCATTTCCGGCGGCTTGGAGGCGTAGCGCGACTGATCCGAGAGTTTCTGCAGGAAGTCGGGCATGGCTTCCGGATCGAAACCGGCGCGCTGCAGCACCTGAATGCCGATGCGGTCGGCTTCCTGTTCGTTCGATTGGGTAAAGCTGATCATGCCTTGCTGGGTGCCGGCCATGGTGCCGCTCAGCGCCGCCATGCCCATGGTCGGGTTGGCCATCGCCAGCAAAATGGAACCGAGTGCGCCCACCCAGGTCAGCGGGGCGTTGCGCTGCTGATCTTCCATGGCGCGCGCCAGGTGGCGCTGGGTAACGTGCGAGATTTCGTGCGCCAGCACCGAAGCCAGCTGGCTTTCGTTGTCGCTGACGCGAAACAGCGCGGAGTGCAGCACCACGTTGCCGCCGAAGAAGGCGAAGGCGTTGATCTCGTCGTTGCGCACCAGATAGAAATGGAACGGCGTGCGCACCGAATAGGCGCTGGCCACCAGCCGGTTGCCCAACTGATTGATGTACTGGCTCAGCAGCGGATCGTTGATCAGCGGGGCGCTGGCGCGCAGTTGGCGCACATAGAAATCGCCCATCGCCAGCTCTTGTCCGATGCTCAGGGTGCCGCCGGCGGAGGTGCCCATATCCGGCAACTGGTCCTGGCTTTCCGCCTGTGCTGGCGCCAGGGCGGTGGCGTTCAGCGTGCTGAGCAGCAGCACCGCTAACGCGGTTTTGGTCAACCGGTTGGTCATAGTCAGGCGTTTCCCTTAAATAATCATTTCTAAGACGTCAGCAGCAGACAAGAGTTCTTTATTCCCGCGGCGCAATCCGCGCGAAAGTGCGGCGGCTCACAAACCGCTGCGGCGGCATCCATCACATCATAGTCAGCCGCAGGCGACAAGGAAACGTTAGCCGAGCGCGAATCGAGCAAAAAAGTTTTATTTTTCATTTTGAAGGGCGCTTTTTCGTCGCTGGCGACATGCATTTTGAATTAAACGCGGACAAAGTTGATCCGTGTTTTATTGACAGGATAAACGCAGACTCATATAGTCTGCGTTATTGAAGATTCACTGACGGTCGAAAACGGACATATGGCGTACATCACAACCAGCGTTGAATATGGCATCCACTGCCTGCTGTGGCTGGTCGGCGATAACCAGCGCGCACTCAGCAGCCGCGAACTCGCCGAGCTGCAGGGCATCTCCCCCAGCTTTCTGGCCAAGATTTTTCCCAAGCTGGAAAAGGCGGGGATCGTTGCCGCCAGTGAAGGGGTGCGCGGCGGTTACCGGTTGGCCCGTCCGGCGGACGAGATCAGTTTTCTGGAAATTATCGACGCCATCGAGGGGCACAAGCCGCTGTTCGATTGCCAGGAGGTGCGCGGGCGTTGTGCGGTGTTCGATGATTCCCCGCCGGATTGGGCGGTCTCCGGCAAATGCGCTATCCATGCGGTGATGCTGCAGGCGGAGAAGGCGATGCGCGACGCACTGGCGGCGCAGACCCTCGGCGCCGTCGCGGCCCGCTTTGGCCGCAAAGCGCCGCAAGGCTTCTTCGGTGAGGTCAATCTCTGGCTCGACGAACGCATGACGGAACGCACCGCGCGCAGCGGCAAAACGGCGCGCGCCAAGACCTAAGCTCCGCCTTTCCTTAAAGAAAGCAAACACACTTATTCCCGCCTCCTCGGAAGGGGCGGGCGGGCCTTCTGCACCCTGCTACGGGAGCGGAACGGCATCGTTCATCCGAAAACACTGCGGGCACGCCTTATCGCCCGGTTAACCCTGTATGAAGGAGTCATCTCATGACGCAAAAAATAGTGATCGCCGGTTCCGGTTTTGCCGGTTTTTGGGCCGCCGTGTCCGCCATGCGCGCCATTACCCTCGCCGGTAAGCATGACGATATCGAGGTGCTCATGGTCTCGCCGACCCCAACGGTCACCATCCGCCCGCGCCTGTATGAAGCGGTGTTGGAAAACATGAACCCGGACATTTCCGCGCAGCTCGCCGCCGTCGGCGTGCGGCACCTGGCCGGGGTGGTTGAGCGTATCGATGCCGCTGCTAAAACGCTCACGGTGGCGCCGACGGCGGGGGAACCCCTTGAGTTGGCCTACGATCGTTTGGTGTGGGCCACCGGCAGCCGGCTGTCCGTGCCTGCGGTGCCGGGCTTTGCCGAATACGGTTTCAACGTCGATACGCTGGAAAGCGCTCAGCGTTTGGGCGCCCATATCAATGCGCTGGCGGCCAAAACTTCGACGCCTGCGCGCAACACCGCCGTGGTGGTGGGCGCGGGGCTGACCGGGCTGGAGAGCGCGGCGGAGATGCCGCAGCGGCTGCGGGATGCGCTGGGCAAAGACGAGAACGTGCGCGTGGTGATCGTCGATACCGCGCCGGAAGTAGGCGCGGGGATGGGGGCAGAGCCGGGGGCGGTGATACGCCAGGCGTTGGCGGAGTGCGGCGTGGAAGCGCGGGCCGGCCTGCGCGTCTCGGCCATCGACGCCGAGGGGGTAATGCTGTCGAACGGTGAGCGTATCGCTGCCAACACGGTGATCCTGGCGGCGGGCGTGCGGGCGCATCCGCTGACCGAGCAGATCCCTGGCGAGCGCGACGGCAGCGGCCGGGTGATCGGCGATGCCTTCCTGCGCGCGCCGGCGGCGGCGGGCATTTTCGTGACCGGCGATACGGTGAAGGCGGCGACCGACGATCTCGGTAATCACAACCTGATGACCTGCCAGCATGCGATGAGCCTTGGCCGCGTGGCCGGCCACAATGCGGCGGCGGAGCTGGCGGGGTTGCCGACGCATCCGTACAGCCAGCCGAAGTATGTGACCTGCCTGGATCTGGGGCCCTGGGGCGCGCTCTATACCGAAGGCTGGCAGCGCCAGGTGCGCTTTACCCGCCAGGAAGGCAAAAAGATTAAGCAGGAGATCAACACGCAGTGGATTTATCCGCCGGCGGCGGATCGCGAGGCGCTGTTCGCCATCGCCAATCCGGATTTCGTGATTGTGCCTTAAGGTCGTCAAAACGGGAGCGGCAACGTTCCCGTCCTCATTTTCCCAACGGCAGGAACGAGCGTTCCGGCACCACGGTTTTCATCACCAGCGTGGAGCTCAGGCGTTGCACGCCCGGCAGGGCGGAGAGCTTCTCGTCGTAAAGTTGCTGGAAGGCGGGCAGATCGCGGGCTATAACGTGCAGCAGATAGTCGGGATCGCCAAACAACCGCTGTGCCTGCACCACCTGGGGAATGTCCACCATGGCGTTTTCGAAGGTTTCAACGGCGCGGCGATCGCCTTCGCGCATGGTGACGAACACCAGAGCGGAAAAGTTATAGCCCAGGCTGCCGGGATCGAGTTGGGCGCGGTAACCCCTGATCACCCCAGACTCCTCTAATGCCCGCACCCGGCGGTGACAGGGAGACACGCTCAAACCGATCCGCTCGGCCAGCTCGGTCACCGACAACCGGCCGTCGGTCTGCAATTCAGCAAGAATCTTGCGATCAATCTTATCCATTTGGAAAAATTTCCCCGTTTATGCCGATTTAAGGCAAGTAATTGAAAGCACATTTTAACGTCATGAGGATATTCTTGCCATCTGTTGAACGGTTTTGACGGCCCCCGCGGCAGGCGGAGGCCGTTCTTCTTCCACGAGGAAAGCGCAATGGTTCTCTGTTCGGTGTGGCGCGGTGCGTTTGAGAGGGCGCCGGCATGACGCTCGCTCTGTTCGCCGCGTTTTGGGCGGTGTCGATTTTGTTGGTGATCACGCCGGGTATGGATTGGGCCTATGTGATCTCGGCGGGTATTCGCGGTCGGGTGGTAGTGCCCGCCGTTGCCGGTTTGCTGTTTGGCCATTTGTTGATGATTGCGATCGTGGTGGCGGGCGTCGGCGCGCTGCTGGTCGGCAACCCACTGGCGCTGACGGCGCTCACCCTGTTGGGGGCGGCTTACCTCTTGTGGATCGGTTTCAACATGCTGTTGCACCCGCCGGTGCCCGGCGCCGGTGAAGATCAGCGTTCTGATTCCTGGCTGCGCTGGGCCGGCAAAGGCGTGTGTGTCAGCGGGCTGAACCCCAAGGTGTTTCTGCTGTTTCTGGCGCTGCTGCCACAATTTACCGACGCCCGAGCCGAATGGTCGGTGCCGATGCAGATGCTGGCGTTGGGCGTCGTGCATTTGATCAGCTGCGGCCTGGTGTATCTGCTGGTGGGGTTTGGTTCGCAGTCGGTGCTGCGCACGCGTCCGCAGGCCGCAAAGGTGGTGGGGCGCATCTCCGGCGCGGCGATGATCGTCATCGCCCTCGGGCTGCTGGCCGAGCAGGCGCTGAAATAGCATTACCGTCGGTAGATGTCCGGCCGGGCGATCTGCCAGACAAAGTCGGGGCGGTTGATGGCGCTATAGCCCACTTTTTCATAGAGCCAAGGGGCGGTGCTGGTGACCAGCATGACTCGCCTCAGCGTCGCCATCAGCGGATGGGCCTGGCAACATTCCGCCAGCCACAGGCCCAGCCCGCTTTTTTGATGCGTCTCCAACACGTACACGTCGCACAGATAGCCGAAAGTGGCGTAATCGGTGACCAGCCGGGCGAAACCGATTTGCCTGGCGCCGTGATACAAACCGAAACACAAGCTGTGGGCGAGGGACTGGCGAACGGTTTCTCTATCGATTCCTTCCGCCCATGACGAACGGGTCAGAAAAGCGTGGATGGCATCGAGATCCAGCAGGGCGGGATCGGTGCTGACGAGATAGTCCGCACGCCGCCACTCCCGTGGGGCAGGGGGTGTCATGATGGCTCTTCTCCTGTGCAAGCGTTCAGGTCAGGGTCGCCGTTCAGGCGTGCAGTTCGGCGACCGTCATGGTGAAAATCAGCGTGTCTTCGCCTTCGTTGGCGTACCGATGTGGGCCGTCCGTTTTGGCGACCGCCGAACAGCCCGGCGCAATCCTGAGCTCGGTCTGTTCGACGGCAAGGCTCAAGACGCCTCGCTCAACGTGCAGCAGCTCGAAGGTGCCCGTCGGGTGGCCGCCCGATGCATAGGCTTCCCCCGGCGCCATTTCCCACCGCCACAGTTCTATCATGTTCGGGCCTTGGGTGCCCGCGAGCAAACGTGCCAAGCCGCCGCGAGCTTGCACAGGATGGCGATGCAGGGATTGGCGCCAGGGGGGGCAGAACCCGGTTGAGCGCCGAGGCCGAGCGGATGTGGTTCATCCTGGAGAGCCTGCCGGCGATGCCGTTGGCGGCGCTGCACGAGGCGGGCGACGAATTGATTGCCGGTTTACGGCAAATGATGCCCGGCGTCACGCTAGAGCAACGGCTCATCGGCTGCGCCTCGTAACAGGCGTCAGCACTGGCGGCGTACCAAACCGGTGATCAAATCCAGCGCGTCGTCCGCCGCCGCGATTTCGCTTTCGCTGAGCGCCTGCCGTTCGATAAAGCTCTCGATGGCTTCCAGCAGGGAGAAGATGCTGATTTCATCTCCTATCTTGACGACTTCACAAACGCCACGCCCGATCGCCAGACAGATGGCTTCATCAAATTCACACGGTTTGCTGTTCATTTTTCCCCCTACGGCATTTGGGATTATATCGGCCATGCTACCGGTTTTTTCCCGGTGGCTGTCTGACGAAAATCCCATTTTTTCGTTGATGCTGACGGGCGCACGATCGCGGGCATTGGCGAAATTCTGATTTCCTCACCGTGGCCAAATTTCCCTTGTGACCACCGTGCCGGCGCGGTATTGTCGCCAAATGACGACAATACCGCCTCATTGTCCGCATAAAAAATTCATGACGTTATCATCCCTTCATCCCGCTGCCGTGCGGGATTTTTTTATGAGGTTTATCTCAAAGTGCGGATAACCTCGACGCGATCGCTTGCCATGTTCTGGGAATAATCCTAGCTTGAAATAGTCATTTAGGGTTAGCAATCCCTCATGACCTCCTTGTAACACTTGATGCACCAGAACGTTTTCTCCCCCGCTTAGGCGGGGGTTTTTAATGACGTGCATCGGAAAAGGCCGTGAACGTAGAACCGACAGAGTTCGTGACGATAACCAGTTTAAGCATCAGGGGACGGGACAATGAAAAATGATCTGGCGGCGGCGATCGCGATTGGCTGTGTGTTGTTGTTCGCATTGGCGGTCGGTTCGCCCCTTTCTGTCGCTACTTCGCTGTAATCTTCCGCGGCCCCGTTCGGGGCCGCTCATCGAGCCAGTCGCCGCGTCTGCGGATTTTTGCGTCGATCGCCTGCCCGGGCGATAAAATCAGCCAGATCGCTGTTGATGTATGGCGAACTTTGAGTACTCTGAGTGCTTTGCACATCCCGCGTGCGCCCGTTCTATCTATGCTTTAATCAGGCCCATCACAGGAATCGCCATGCCCGCCCGCCAAATCTCAAGGAGCCCGCTCTGATGCTGGAGATGCTATTACAGTGGTACCGCCGCCGCTTCACCGATCCTCAGGCCATCGCGCTGTTGGTGATCCTGGTTGCCGGGTTCCTTATTCTCTATTTTTTGCACGGCATTCTGACCCCGTTGCTGGTTGCCATCGTGCTGGCGTATCTGCTCGAGTGGCCGACCGCGCGCCTGCAGCGCATCGGCTGTTCGCGCACCTGGGCGGCGAGCATCATGCTGCTGGTGTTCTCGGGCGTCGCCATGCTGCTGGTGTTCGTCGTCGCGCCGACCGCCTGGCAGCAGGGCATCAATCTGATGAGCGATCTGCCGGGCATGCTCAATCAGTTCTATAACTTCGCCGCGACGCTGCCGAAGCGTTATCCGGCGCTGGTGGATGCCGGCATCATCGACATGATGGCGGAAAACCTGCGCAGCCGGTTGTCCGGTATGGGCGAATCGGTGGTGAAATTCTCGCTGGCGTCGCTGGTCGGCCTGCTGACGTTGGCTATCTACCTGATCCTGGTGCCGATGATGATGTTCTTCCTGCTGAAGGACAAAGAACAGCTGCTGAACGCGGTGCGCCGCGTGCTGCCGCGCAATCGCGGCTTGGCGGGGCAAGTCTGGAACGAGATGAATCAGCAGATCACCAACTACATTCGCGGCAAAGTGCTGGAGATGGTGATTGTCGGCGTGGCGACTTACCTGGTGTTCGCCGTGTTGGATATGCGCTACTCGCTGCTGCTGGCGGTGCTGGTGGGGTTCTCGGTGCTGATCCCCTACATCGGCGCGGTGCTGGTCACCATACCGGTGGTGGTGGTGGCGCTGTTCCAGTGGGGCGTCGGCGCCGATTTCTGGACGCTGATCGTCGCCTACCTGGTGGTGCAGGGGCTGGACGGCAACCTGTTGGTGCCCATTTTGTTCTCCGAAGCGGTCAACCTGCATCCGCTGGTGATTATCCTGTCGGTGATCGTGTTCGGCGGGATGTGGGGCTTTTGGGGCGTGTTTTTCGCCATACCGCTGGCGACGCTGGTGAAGGCGGTGATCCATGCCTGGCCGGATGAACTGCGGGTCGAGGTGGAAGACAAGGCCGACTGACAGGGAAGAAACGAAGCGCAGCAGGCCGCTGCGCTTCGTGAGAATTACTGCTGCAGGTAGTTCAGAACGATGTCGTGGTGATTGGTGGTTTTGAAATCATCAAACACTTTTTCAATCTTGCCGTTGGCATCGATCAGGAAGCTGATGCGGTGAATGCCGTCGTAGGTCTTGCCCATGAAGGTTTTCTCGCCCCACACGCCAAACTGTTGTGACACCTGATGATCTTCATCAGACAACAGCGTGAAGTTGAGCAGCTCCTTTTCGGCGAAGCGCGACAGTTTTTCCGGTTTGTCGGTGCTGATGCCCAGCACTTCGACGCCGACCTTTTTTAATTCGTCCATGTTGTCCCGCAGGCCGCAGGCTTGCACGGTGCAGCCCGGCGTCATCGCCTTCGGATAGAAATAGACCAATACTCGCTGTCCCTGGAAGTCGGCCAAATTAATTTCCTCACCGTCCTGGTCAGGCAAACTAAATTTCGGCGCTGTGTCACCGGCTTTCAATGGGCTCATCACTACTCTCCATCTTTCTCGTCATGCTGTGGATAGTTCACCACGCTAATACTGCCTTGCGCGTTCAATTCTGTACATAGGCGATGGAAGGCTTGCTCAATATTTGAGGCGTCCCGATCGCCGGAGCTGTGGGCGGTAATTTGGATATACAGCTGCGGCGGCAGGTCGCCGTCCGCCGGCTGTGTGCGCGAGACCAGTTCGGCGATATTCATCTGGCTGGAGTCGAACAGATCGGTAAAGCGCTCGATGATGTGCGGCGAGTCCTTCACTTCCACCTGCACCCACACCGTGGCCGGCATCGGCGGCCTTTCGTGCGAGTTTGTGCGCTTCATCACGATCAGCAGATCCAGCTCCGCGCCTTTTTGCGGCAGGGTGGATTCGATCAGGGTGATGGCGTTCCAACTGCCGGACAGCAGCATGATGAACGTGAACTCCTCTCCCAGCATGGCCAGACGGCTATCTTCGATATTGCATCCGCAACTGCTGACGTGGCGGGTGATGGTATTGACGATTCCGGGGCGGTCGGCGCCGAGCGCGGTAATCACGAGATAGTGTTCGTCTGACTGAGGCAAAATAGCGCTTCCTGTCGTGCTTAATGGGGTTACCATGGTAAACATAAAAAAAACCGCCTGCCAAGCGCTTACAACGCGGTTGTGCGCTTGCTTTTGGATAGGCAGCAAAAGTACCATGAGTGACTTGTTTGTGGAGGGGACGGCCAATGTTTACGGGAAGTATTGTTGCACTGGTTACGCCGATGGACGACAAAGGTGCTGTCGATCGCGCGAGCCTGAAAAAATTGATCGATTATCATGTAGCCAGTGGCACCGCGGCGATCGTTTCCGTAGGGACCACCGGCGAGTCCGCAACGCTTGCCCATGACGAGCACGTTGACGTGGTGCTGCAGACGCTGGAGTTGGCCGACGGCCGCATTCCGGTGATCGCCGGCACCGGCGCCAACGCCACCGCCGAAGCCATCGCGCTCACCACCCGCTTCGCCAACACCGGCGTGGTGGGCTGCCTGACGGTAACGCCGTACTACAATAAGCCGACGCAGGAAGGGCTGTATCAGCACTTCAAGGCGATCGCCGAGAGCACCGAACTGCCGCAGATCCTGTATAACGTGCCTTCGCGCACCGGCTGCGACATGCTGCCGCCGACCATCGCTCGGCTGGCGAAAATCAAGAATATTGTTGCTGTAAAAGAAGCGACGGGGAACTTAAGTCGCGTTAGTCAGATCCAAGTGCTGGTTGACGATGAAGATTTCATTTTGCTGAGCGGCGACGACGCCAGCGGGCTGGACTTCATGCAACTGGGCGGCAAAGGGGTGATTTCCGTGACGGCCAACGTGGCCGCGCGCGAGATGGCGCAACTTTGCGCGCTGGCGGCGCAGGGCAAATTTGCCGAAGCGCGCCGCTTAAATCAGCGCTTGATGCCGTTGCATCAGGATCTATTTGTAGAAGCAAACCCAATTCCGGTGAAGTGGGCCTGTAAGGCGTTGGGATTGATGGCAACCGATACGCTGCGTCTGCCGATGACGCCGTTGAGCGAAGCCGCCCGCCCGGTGGTGGAGCGCGCGCTGAAAAGCGTCGGTTTGCTGTAACTCTAAGGGAAATTTGATGGCTTATTCATTGCAAAAGTCGACGGTAGCAAAAGTAGTGGGCATCTCATTGGTGATGATGCTGGCAGCCTGCAGCAGCGATCAGCGCTACAAGCGCCAGGTCAGCGGCGACGAGGCCTACCTCGACGCGGCTCCGCTCAAGGCGCTGAACGCGCCGTCCGGCATGATCCTGCCGGTGCAGAGCGGCAACTATGACGTGCCGGCCACAACGGTGCAAGGCAACGTCGGCAAGCAGCTGGACATTCGTCCGCCGGTGCAGCCGTTGGCGCTGCTGAGCGGTTCACGCGCGCAATACGCCGGCGACAGCGGCACGCTGCTGCTGGAAAACAGCCCGCAGAACCAGAACCTGTGGTCGCGCGTGGTCAGCCTGCTGCAGGCGAAGAACATCGCGATCGCTTCCCGTCAGGACGCCGGTCAAACCCTGACCACCGACTGGGTGAAGTGGAACCGTCTGGACGAAGACAACCAGTACGAAGGCCGTTATCAGATCAGCGTGCAGCAGCAGGGCTACCAGCAGGCGCTGGTGGTGAAAAGCGTTGGCCTGCAGCAGCAGGGCAAGACCGAACAGGTGACCGATCAGTCTGAGATCCAGCGCTACAACGGCATGATGATCAACACCCTGATCGAAGGTCTGGACAAGCAGGATAACCTGGCGAGCTCCCAGACGGCCAGCCGTTTCGGCGCGCTGGACGTGCAGAGCGGTGCCGATGATACCGGCCTGCCGATGCTGGTGGTGCGCGGCCCGTACACCGTCGTGTGGGATCGCCTGCCGCCGGCGCTCGAAAAACTGGGGATGAAAGTGGGTGACCGCAGCCGTCCGCAGGGCACCGTCGCCGTGACCTACAAGTCCCTGAGCAGCAGCGATTGGGATGCGTTGGGCGTCAAGGATCCTGAGCTGGCGGAAGGGGATTACAAGCTGCAGGTCGGCGATCTCAACAACCGCACCAGCCTGCAATTCATCGATCCGAAAGGCAAACCGCTCACCCAGTCGAAAAACGACGCACTGGTGGCGGCATTCCAGTCTGCCTTCAGCAAAACCAGCGTTAACTAATCAAAAAGGGGCTTCGGCCCCTTTTT
Above is a window of Serratia nematodiphila DZ0503SBS1 DNA encoding:
- a CDS encoding RrF2 family transcriptional regulator translates to MAYITTSVEYGIHCLLWLVGDNQRALSSRELAELQGISPSFLAKIFPKLEKAGIVAASEGVRGGYRLARPADEISFLEIIDAIEGHKPLFDCQEVRGRCAVFDDSPPDWAVSGKCAIHAVMLQAEKAMRDALAAQTLGAVAARFGRKAPQGFFGEVNLWLDERMTERTARSGKTARAKT
- a CDS encoding Lrp/AsnC family transcriptional regulator — encoded protein: MDKIDRKILAELQTDGRLSVTELAERIGLSVSPCHRRVRALEESGVIRGYRAQLDPGSLGYNFSALVFVTMREGDRRAVETFENAMVDIPQVVQAQRLFGDPDYLLHVIARDLPAFQQLYDEKLSALPGVQRLSSTLVMKTVVPERSFLPLGK
- the hda gene encoding DnaA inactivator Hda translates to MNTPAQLSLPLYLPDDETFASFYPGENPSLLAAIQSAVRQEHGSYIYFWSREGGGRSHLLHAACAELSQKGEAVGYVPLDKRAYFVPEVLDGMEQLALVCIDNIECIAGDEEWEMAIFNLYNRILETGRTRLFITGDRPPRQLNLRLPDLASRLDWGQIYKLQPLSDEEKLLALQLRGKLRGFELPEDVGRFLLKRLDREMRTLFMTLDQLDRASITAQRKLTIPFVKEILGL
- the arsC gene encoding arsenate reductase (glutaredoxin) (This arsenate reductase requires both glutathione and glutaredoxin to convert arsenate to arsenite, after which the efflux transporter formed by ArsA and ArsB can extrude the arsenite from the cell, providing resistance.) — encoded protein: MKNVTIYHNPRCSKSRETLALLEQHGVDPKVVLYLDTPPTVDELKKLLKELGFTSARDLMRKKEDLYKELKLADDSLSEEQLLAAMTANPKLIERPIVVKGSKARIGRPPEQVLEIL
- a CDS encoding beta-barrel assembly-enhancing protease, whose amino-acid sequence is MTNRLTKTALAVLLLSTLNATALAPAQAESQDQLPDMGTSAGGTLSIGQELAMGDFYVRQLRASAPLINDPLLSQYINQLGNRLVASAYSVRTPFHFYLVRNDEINAFAFFGGNVVLHSALFRVSDNESQLASVLAHEISHVTQRHLARAMEDQQRNAPLTWVGALGSILLAMANPTMGMAALSGTMAGTQQGMISFTQSNEQEADRIGIQVLQRAGFDPEAMPDFLQKLSDQSRYASKPPEMLLTHPLPDSRLSDARNRANQMPKHIVQSSQDYLMAKVRALGMYSSEGYGLNEELLGSLSKGNVREQAAAKYGRAILFYEAKKYDDARNIIQPMLAQDAKNVWLIDLMTDIDLGQKRAPQAIARLQAANAAQSNNPVLQLNLANAYVEGNQPAQASKILNRYTFAHPDDPNGWDLLAQASAAQGLRDEELSARAESLALTGRLDQAIGLLSNASSLQKLGSLKQARYDARIDQLRQLQQRFRQYQRS
- a CDS encoding GNAT family N-acetyltransferase produces the protein MTPPAPREWRRADYLVSTDPALLDLDAIHAFLTRSSWAEGIDRETVRQSLAHSLCFGLYHGARQIGFARLVTDYATFGYLCDVYVLETHQKSGLGLWLAECCQAHPLMATLRRVMLVTSTAPWLYEKVGYSAINRPDFVWQIARPDIYRR
- a CDS encoding LysE family translocator produces the protein MTLALFAAFWAVSILLVITPGMDWAYVISAGIRGRVVVPAVAGLLFGHLLMIAIVVAGVGALLVGNPLALTALTLLGAAYLLWIGFNMLLHPPVPGAGEDQRSDSWLRWAGKGVCVSGLNPKVFLLFLALLPQFTDARAEWSVPMQMLALGVVHLISCGLVYLLVGFGSQSVLRTRPQAAKVVGRISGAAMIVIALGLLAEQALK
- a CDS encoding NAD(P)/FAD-dependent oxidoreductase codes for the protein MTQKIVIAGSGFAGFWAAVSAMRAITLAGKHDDIEVLMVSPTPTVTIRPRLYEAVLENMNPDISAQLAAVGVRHLAGVVERIDAAAKTLTVAPTAGEPLELAYDRLVWATGSRLSVPAVPGFAEYGFNVDTLESAQRLGAHINALAAKTSTPARNTAVVVGAGLTGLESAAEMPQRLRDALGKDENVRVVIVDTAPEVGAGMGAEPGAVIRQALAECGVEARAGLRVSAIDAEGVMLSNGERIAANTVILAAGVRAHPLTEQIPGERDGSGRVIGDAFLRAPAAAGIFVTGDTVKAATDDLGNHNLMTCQHAMSLGRVAGHNAAAELAGLPTHPYSQPKYVTCLDLGPWGALYTEGWQRQVRFTRQEGKKIKQEINTQWIYPPAADREALFAIANPDFVIVP
- a CDS encoding AI-2E family transporter — encoded protein: MLEMLLQWYRRRFTDPQAIALLVILVAGFLILYFLHGILTPLLVAIVLAYLLEWPTARLQRIGCSRTWAASIMLLVFSGVAMLLVFVVAPTAWQQGINLMSDLPGMLNQFYNFAATLPKRYPALVDAGIIDMMAENLRSRLSGMGESVVKFSLASLVGLLTLAIYLILVPMMMFFLLKDKEQLLNAVRRVLPRNRGLAGQVWNEMNQQITNYIRGKVLEMVIVGVATYLVFAVLDMRYSLLLAVLVGFSVLIPYIGAVLVTIPVVVVALFQWGVGADFWTLIVAYLVVQGLDGNLLVPILFSEAVNLHPLVIILSVIVFGGMWGFWGVFFAIPLATLVKAVIHAWPDELRVEVEDKAD